Proteins encoded within one genomic window of Nordella sp. HKS 07:
- a CDS encoding ABC transporter substrate-binding protein: MTNKIRLLLATAVTSLILISPAFAENMLRISYPEDPKTADAQMTSDSYTLPLNVFDRLIESETTSPGQSALVPGLAEKWEVSGDGKTYTFHLRQGVKFHDGAELTADDVVYTFDRMLNPKTKALGTDILTFVEGAQERLDGKAESVSGLKAIDKYTVEIKLGQPYAAFLALLASPQASIYNRAFTEKAGDQFGLTPETTNGTGPFILREYTLNESQMLEANDNYFRGRPKLDRLQVRVVADSETLRLLFETDEIDVFDLDYAPTQTPYFYGNDKWKDLVRSGPRVGIYYYNINQAKKPFDDARVRKAFQMAIDRQTILDKNFYGKGKLEDGVLPRGVACYAPAAPIVYDPAKAKALLAEAGYPDGVDINLQQVSSWSPKWADMNQIIQAQVAAAGFKANIVTTDEAAFLAARKVGETDAYTQVWSADFNDPDNFFYTFFSESGSKVRAYNNNDPEVFAGVEKARSLTNPEERCKVYQELAARIVDKDAAWVPLFSLDHSYVVQPRVKNFVVPWNGWSDMSYYKVEVE; this comes from the coding sequence GATTTCCCCAGCGTTCGCGGAGAACATGCTCAGGATCTCCTACCCGGAGGATCCGAAAACCGCCGATGCGCAGATGACGTCGGATTCCTACACCCTTCCGCTCAACGTCTTTGACCGGTTGATCGAATCCGAGACCACCAGTCCTGGCCAGTCGGCTCTTGTGCCCGGCCTTGCCGAGAAGTGGGAGGTATCGGGCGACGGCAAGACCTACACATTCCATCTGCGTCAGGGCGTCAAGTTTCACGACGGTGCCGAACTGACCGCCGATGACGTGGTCTACACCTTCGATCGCATGCTGAATCCCAAGACCAAGGCGCTCGGCACCGATATTCTGACTTTCGTCGAAGGCGCGCAGGAGCGTCTCGACGGCAAGGCCGAAAGCGTTTCCGGCCTCAAGGCGATCGACAAATATACGGTCGAGATCAAGCTGGGCCAGCCTTATGCGGCCTTCCTGGCGCTTCTGGCGAGCCCCCAGGCCTCGATTTACAACCGCGCCTTCACCGAGAAGGCGGGTGACCAGTTTGGCCTCACGCCGGAAACGACCAACGGCACCGGCCCGTTCATCCTGCGCGAATATACGCTGAACGAGAGCCAGATGCTCGAGGCCAATGACAACTACTTCCGCGGCCGCCCGAAGCTCGACCGGCTCCAGGTGCGGGTGGTTGCGGATTCGGAGACGTTGCGCTTGCTCTTCGAAACCGACGAGATCGACGTGTTCGACCTCGATTATGCGCCGACCCAGACGCCCTATTTCTACGGCAACGACAAGTGGAAGGACCTGGTGCGATCGGGGCCGCGCGTCGGCATCTATTATTACAACATCAATCAGGCGAAGAAGCCGTTCGATGATGCGCGCGTGCGCAAGGCCTTCCAGATGGCCATCGACCGCCAGACCATTCTCGACAAGAACTTCTACGGCAAGGGCAAGCTCGAAGACGGCGTCCTGCCGCGCGGCGTGGCCTGCTACGCGCCGGCGGCTCCCATCGTGTATGACCCCGCGAAGGCCAAGGCCCTTCTCGCCGAGGCCGGCTATCCGGACGGCGTCGACATCAATCTGCAGCAGGTTTCAAGCTGGTCCCCGAAATGGGCCGACATGAACCAGATCATCCAGGCGCAGGTGGCGGCGGCCGGATTCAAGGCCAATATCGTGACGACGGACGAGGCCGCGTTCCTCGCCGCTCGCAAGGTCGGCGAAACCGATGCCTACACGCAGGTCTGGTCGGCGGACTTCAATGATCCGGACAATTTCTTCTACACATTCTTCTCCGAGTCCGGCTCCAAGGTGCGCGCCTACAACAACAATGACCCTGAGGTCTTTGCGGGCGTGGAGAAGGCGCGCAGCCTGACCAATCCCGAGGAGCGCTGCAAAGTCTACCAGGAGCTCGCGGCGCGCATCGTCGACAAGGATGCGGCGTGGGTCCCGCTGTTCAGCCTCGACCACAGCTATGTCGTGCAGCCGCGCGTCAAGAACTTCGTCGTGCCGTGGAACGGCTGGAGCGACATGAGCTACTACAAGGTCGAGGTCGAGTAA
- a CDS encoding ABC transporter permease, giving the protein MLMFAIRRIVISIPVLIGITAILFVMLNVVPGDPIALMMKEHASPEVIARVRAQMHLDDPMIIRYFRFLWGAVQGDLGVSIKLNRSVTSLIMNAFPNTMMLAASAACVSWIIGIPVGILSAVRRDSFLDHAFMGFSLLGVSMPIFWSALLFQYVFAMQLRWLPVSGFYGWKYLILPALVLGWSSAGVIARLTRSSLLEVMRHDYIRTARAKGLREVGVISRHALKNALIPVVTIMAIQVATLLSGAVITEAIFGIPGVGRISVNAIQSRDMPLLQGSVLFATALVILGNLIADMLYSVLDPRIRSQMTKAAT; this is encoded by the coding sequence ATGTTGATGTTTGCGATCAGGCGGATCGTCATCTCTATTCCTGTGCTTATCGGGATCACGGCGATCCTGTTCGTCATGCTCAATGTGGTTCCGGGCGATCCGATCGCCCTTATGATGAAGGAGCACGCCAGCCCTGAGGTGATCGCGCGCGTCCGCGCGCAGATGCATCTCGATGACCCCATGATCATCCGCTACTTCCGTTTTCTCTGGGGTGCAGTTCAGGGTGATCTCGGCGTCTCGATCAAGCTCAACCGCAGCGTCACGAGCCTGATCATGAACGCCTTTCCGAACACGATGATGCTCGCCGCCAGTGCTGCCTGCGTGTCCTGGATAATCGGCATTCCCGTCGGAATCCTGTCGGCCGTCCGGCGAGACAGCTTCCTCGATCACGCCTTCATGGGCTTTTCCTTGCTGGGCGTCTCCATGCCGATCTTCTGGTCGGCCCTGTTGTTCCAGTATGTCTTCGCCATGCAGCTCAGATGGTTGCCGGTTTCCGGCTTTTACGGCTGGAAGTACCTGATCCTGCCGGCCCTCGTGCTCGGCTGGAGCTCGGCCGGGGTCATCGCGCGCCTGACGCGCTCGAGCCTGCTTGAGGTCATGCGTCATGACTATATCCGCACCGCTCGCGCCAAGGGCCTGCGCGAGGTCGGTGTGATCTCGCGCCATGCGCTGAAGAACGCCCTCATTCCGGTGGTGACGATCATGGCGATCCAGGTCGCGACGCTGCTGTCCGGGGCCGTCATCACCGAAGCGATCTTCGGCATTCCCGGCGTCGGGCGCATTTCGGTCAACGCCATCCAATCGCGCGACATGCCGCTGCTGCAGGGCTCGGTCCTCTTCGCCACGGCCCTTGTCATCCTCGGCAACCTGATCGCCGATATGCTCTATTCGGTCCTCGATCCGCGTATTCGTTCCCAGATGACAAAGGCGGCGACATGA
- a CDS encoding ABC transporter permease, which translates to MSLTSEMTAPAPDVIEETSFLRDAVHAFRKNRMAMVGLFFVVTLILAAVFAPWISPHDPYRVALDEQLLPASTTYWLGTDNFGRDILTRILYGARVSLVVGTVPSLIALIIGTVMGILSGYLGGRTDFVVMRLADMMISFPSLLLAMVVMYTLGANLLNIFIALALVGWASVARVVRSQTLALKGKEFIEAARANGASRTTIMFRHVFPNVVPTLIVLFSLSIPDAIMWESSLSFLGVGVQPPGASWGLLVAKGKEYLFQAPLVAIAPGVAILLTVLAFNFIGDGLRDALDPSMKD; encoded by the coding sequence ATGAGCCTGACCAGCGAAATGACGGCGCCGGCGCCGGATGTGATCGAGGAGACCAGCTTCCTGCGCGACGCCGTTCATGCTTTCCGCAAGAACCGCATGGCGATGGTGGGGCTGTTCTTCGTCGTGACCCTTATCCTGGCCGCGGTCTTTGCGCCCTGGATAAGCCCGCACGACCCGTATCGGGTGGCGCTCGACGAGCAATTGCTGCCGGCGTCTACGACCTATTGGCTGGGCACCGACAACTTTGGCCGCGATATCCTGACGCGTATTCTTTATGGCGCGCGAGTCTCCCTGGTCGTCGGCACCGTGCCCAGCCTGATCGCGTTGATAATCGGAACGGTCATGGGCATCCTCAGCGGCTATCTGGGCGGCAGGACCGATTTCGTCGTGATGCGGCTTGCCGACATGATGATATCATTCCCATCGCTGCTGCTCGCCATGGTAGTCATGTACACGCTGGGTGCCAATCTTTTGAACATCTTCATAGCCCTTGCGCTGGTCGGATGGGCCAGCGTGGCCCGCGTGGTGCGCTCACAGACGCTCGCCTTGAAGGGCAAGGAGTTCATCGAGGCCGCCCGCGCCAATGGCGCCTCGCGCACGACCATCATGTTCCGGCACGTCTTTCCCAATGTCGTCCCGACGCTGATCGTCCTCTTCTCGCTATCCATTCCCGACGCGATCATGTGGGAATCGAGCCTCAGCTTCCTGGGCGTCGGCGTGCAGCCGCCCGGAGCGAGCTGGGGCCTCCTGGTGGCAAAGGGCAAGGAGTATCTCTTCCAGGCGCCGCTGGTCGCGATCGCGCCGGGCGTGGCGATCCTGCTGACAGTGCTGGCCTTCAATTTTATCGGTGACGGGCTGCGCGACGCCCTCGATCCTTCGATGAAGGATTGA
- a CDS encoding ABC transporter ATP-binding protein codes for MPNGDTVLRVRELRTVFRGDRGHVCVLDNVSFDVRRGRIVGLVGESGSGKSMTALSLMGLTPKPQSHVSARSIELDGVELTGLGSDGLRRMRGRDMAMVFQEPMTSLNPVRKVGDQVGEPLAVHKGLSRRQIRARVLEMFELVGIPEPKARLDAYPHELSGGLRQRAMIAMGLICEPKLLIADEPTTALDVTTQAQILHLMLDLRDRIGTSIIMITHDLGIIAEMCDEVNVMYAGQIVEQANVFELFERPTHPYTRGLLASVPRATEKRIGRRMPSIPGRVPDLARLPEGCRFNPRCGDVVPVCRREGPALAGLGEGHVARCWVHAPQEAAVRGRDAS; via the coding sequence ATGCCGAACGGTGATACTGTTCTGAGGGTTCGCGAGCTGCGCACGGTATTCCGTGGCGACCGGGGTCATGTCTGCGTCCTCGACAATGTCTCTTTTGATGTCCGGCGCGGGCGCATCGTCGGTCTGGTCGGGGAGTCGGGGTCCGGAAAGAGCATGACGGCGCTGTCGCTCATGGGCCTGACGCCGAAGCCGCAGAGCCATGTCAGCGCCCGGAGCATCGAACTCGACGGTGTCGAACTGACGGGTCTCGGCAGCGACGGCCTGCGGCGGATGAGAGGCCGCGATATGGCCATGGTGTTCCAGGAGCCGATGACCTCGCTCAATCCGGTGCGAAAGGTTGGTGATCAGGTCGGAGAGCCGCTGGCGGTTCACAAGGGGCTTTCCCGTCGGCAGATCCGGGCGCGTGTGCTCGAGATGTTCGAACTGGTGGGCATTCCGGAGCCAAAGGCGCGCCTCGACGCCTATCCGCATGAGCTTTCGGGCGGCCTGCGCCAACGCGCGATGATCGCAATGGGGCTGATCTGCGAGCCGAAGCTGCTGATCGCCGACGAGCCGACCACGGCGCTGGACGTCACGACCCAGGCGCAGATCCTGCATCTGATGCTCGATCTGCGCGACCGCATCGGGACATCGATCATCATGATCACCCATGATCTCGGCATCATCGCCGAGATGTGCGATGAGGTGAATGTGATGTATGCCGGCCAGATCGTCGAGCAGGCCAATGTCTTCGAGCTGTTCGAACGCCCCACCCATCCCTATACGCGCGGGCTGCTCGCCTCCGTTCCCAGGGCGACCGAGAAGCGCATCGGGCGCCGCATGCCGAGCATCCCCGGCCGGGTGCCCGATCTGGCGAGATTGCCGGAAGGCTGCCGGTTCAATCCGCGGTGCGGCGACGTTGTGCCCGTCTGCCGGCGGGAAGGACCGGCGCTCGCCGGTCTTGGCGAAGGCCACGTCGCGCGGTGCTGGGTACACGCTCCGCAAGAGGCCGCGGTTCGGGGGAGGGACGCCTCATGA